The Neosynechococcus sphagnicola sy1 DNA window TAGGCATACATCCGTAATTGCCGCTGGGCAATCAACTGTCCAAAGAGTTGCACCAGCCCTTCTCCATCCGGTAATCGCAAGAGTTCAGGGTCAAGGTGCTCCAGGACGGAGCGCTCGAGGAGCATATGCCCCACATAGTATACCTGGAGGGGTTTTTCCTTAAAGGAACTGACCCAGCGATCGCCATCGGCGGTGACTAAACCAAAGGGACTTTTGACCTTAGCGGTGGTGATCGTAATTTTGGCACCACTGGCCTGATGATCCGCCAACATCGCGGGTAGATTGACATCAATCAGGGTGTCACCGTAGGCAATAAAGGCGCGATCTCCCATGAGGTCTTGCGCCTGGTGCAGCCGTGCTAACATGCTGGCCCGTTCCCCTGCCTGGGAAAATTCAAACGCCGCGTCTAAGGGAGTTTGACAAAAGAACTCCTGGATCATCTCTCCCCGGTAGCCAATGCAGAGCACAAACTCCCGGAATCCTTTGCGAATGTACGAACTCACCAGGTGTTGCAGAATGGGTTGGCCCTGTAGGGGAATCAGCGGCTTGGGGATTTGATTGGTTAACGGCTGCAATCGTGTACCACGACCACCGCAGAGAATCACGGTCTTCATTCTGCCAAGACTTGGCCCTGAAACACCCTACCGATTCTACACGGTTGAGGGTCGCAATCAGGAACTTGCCCGTGGAAGGCTCGGAGACAGGCATCAATCGCAGAGATCACAGGCGCTGTCGCAACCGCGACAGTGCCAACAACCGATTCGCCACCCTGGCACCGAACAACAGGCGGGCAAATAACCACCGGTGGGGAATTAAATGGTGGCGGAACATCCCCCAGCCAAAGTAGCGCAGGGTTGTCCAGACGTAGGCACGGGCGATCGCCCCCTGATGTTGCGCATCCGCAGTGGTCACCAGAGTCCAAATCGTGGCAGCGATATCCTGCCGCAGGGTTTGCTGGGCAGCCACGTTCAGCGATCGCTGCTGCACAAACACAGGCAATAGTTCCGCCAGGAGGACAATGGTGTCGGTGGCTGCTGGAGCCGATGTCGGCAAGATTTTTTGACTCAGGGGCATCAAGGCCAGGGTTAAGCGCTGGGTTGACCAGGTTGGCAACCAGGTCTGAACATTAACCACACTGGTTTGCAACGGCTCTCGGCGAGTTGGCTGATCGACAACCTGGGACAAGGATTGGGGATGCCAACGAATATCGGCCAAGATCTCCGGTAATACCGCGATTTTGGCTCCCTGTCGCAGGAACTGCCCATATAACTCGTAGTCCTGGGCCCAGGAAAAGGCAGGGTTGTAACCGCCGTAAGCGCGTAACAAGCTGGCGCGTACCATCATGCTGGAGTGAGCCAGACAGTTGATAAACAATAAATTCCAGGTAGTTTGAACGTCGCTGATGGGCGGTGGCGGTTCAAACAGTTGCTGACCGCTGGCATCAATATAGCGATAGCGACTGGTCAGCAGGGCAATTTCGGGGTGGGCGGAGAGAAAGGCTCTTTGGATTGCCAATCGCTGGGGGCGAGAGAGATCATCTGCGTCTTGAATCGCCAGATAATCTCCCCGCGCCTGCTCCACCCCAACATTTAAGGCGGGGGTGCGACCAATATCCCGACCCAGTTCAATGATACGAATGCGATCGTCCTGGAAGTGACGGGCGATCTGCACCGATCGATCCGTGGAACCGTTGTCCACCAGGATCAGTTCAAAGTCAGGGTCGGTCTGCCCCAAGAGACTGGCGATCGCAGCCTCAACGTAGGGTTCTCCATTGCGAACCGTCATAATCACACTGACAAAGGTCATCATGACTCCTGCCGGGGCGAGAAGTGTTGTTGGCAGAACCGTAAGGTCTGGCGAATATTGTCGGTCAAACTGATGTGGGGTCTCCACCCCCAAGCCTGTAGCCGATCGCAGCGAAAGTCTAAGCTACCAGGAGTCTCCTGGGGCAAGGGTTGGGGGCGCTCCAGCGGCAAGTGACGTCCGTAATCCGTCTGATAAATCCCTTGTACGGCCTGGGCAACTTCTAAAATACTGTAGGTTTTGAGGCCCCCCAGGTTTAGGGTCTGAATCTCAGGGGCAGGCTGGCGCATCACCTGTTCAATGGCAGCGACCACATCCCTTAAGGCAATAAAGTCGCGGACTTGCAACCCCGAAGACCTCAGTACTAGGCGTTGTTGCGCGATCGCCTGACGACATAAATCGTTGATCACAATCGTCCAGCAGTTGACATCGGGGGTGAGGGGGGGACCGTAGGAATTAGAGAGACGGAGAATAGTGGCTCCCTGTTGGCGCTGACGGGCGTACATGGTGGTGTAGAGTTCTGCCATCCCGTGGGTACTGCCATAGGGATGAATTGGGGCTAAGGGAGTCTCCTCCGTCACGCGATCGCGGCCATTGGCCCCATAGACATGAAAGGTTGACAGATAAATCAACTGAGCAGGGGCAGATCCTACGGCGGCCCAGAGATTTAACGTGCCCTCAACATTGACCCGCAACGCTGCCACGGGATCCCGTTGACAGCTGGGGGCATCCAAGGCCGCTAGGTGAATCACCCGATCAATGCCATCCCCAATGCCTCTCAGGGTCTGGGGTTGGGTCAGGTCACCTTGCCAAACTTCAAGCCCTGACACCCAAGCTTGTAACTCCAGGGGGTCCCGGCGCACCAGGAGGCGTAACTGACAGTCCGAACGCTGACGCAACTGCTCCACCAGCTGACCGCCAATATAGCCCAGGGCCCCCGTAATCAAGACCTTCATCGATGCTTTAAGGCCCAATCGTAGGGAATAGAGGGATCAAAAGGGTCTTTGCGTTCAATCTCAGTGGCCTCATGGGGGAGCGTGGCACAATTGGCGACCATGGCAGGCTCCACCCCAATCCCTTTAAATCCATTCCAGATCAAGGGCGGAATGGTGACCAATTGGTACTGATCGGGTCCGAGAAATAACTCTTGCACCACGCCTTTGGTCTCCGAATCTGGGCGATCGTCATAGAGAACCAGCTTTACCATGCCGCAGATGACTGCATAATTCAGAGTCATGCGTTTATGGAGATGCCACCCCTTAATCACTCCTGGATAGACCTTGGAAAAATAAATCTCCCCAAACTGCTGAAAATGGGGATCATCCATTCGCAACATATGGAAAATCGTGCCCCGCTCATCGGGGATTCGGCGGAGGGGATGGCTCTGAACACCCTCAATCATGCTGGCTTGCCCTCCTGATATCCTTGGGAAAGATAATTTCGATACCAAGCGACGGTTTCCCTTAATCCCTGGTCTAGGTCATAGGCAGGAGTCCACCCCAAGCAGTTTCTCGCGTGTTGCGCCGACAGATATTGATGGGGAATTTCGTGGTGGGCTTGATTGAGAATCACAGGGGACAAGTCCGATCGCCCCATCACTTGAATCAGCTGTTGAACCACTGCTAAGGCAGTGGCTTGACTTTCGTTACTGAAATTAAAAGCTTGCCCCACGACTCCTGTTTCCCCCATCTTTTCGGCTAGACACAGGTAGGCTAGCACTGCATCTTTCACATAGAAATAATCGCGAATGAACTGACCATTACTGCGAATAATCGGTGGTTCTCCCGCCAACAGTGATTGAATTGTACCCGGAATCAGGCGATTAAAATTCAAGTCGCCCCCGCCATAGAGATTGCCACAGCGGGTAATACACACCGGCAAATTATAGGTTTTGTAATAAGTATGGGCAATTAAATCAGCACAGCTTTTAGACACGTCATAGGGAAAGTAGCCTTGGAGCGGACTGGCTTCCGTATAGGGAAGCTGGGATTGCACTCCATAGGCTTTGTCACTGGAGGCAATCACAATCCGCTGCACCGTTGACACCCGCCGACAGGCTTCCAGGAGATTCCAGGTACCTTTGATGTTGGTTTCAAAGGTAGAAATGGGATTGCGATTGGCAATGCCAACAATGGTTTGAGCCGCTAGATGAAAGACGGTCTGAATTTCATATTCATTGAGGATGCGCTCCAGGGTGACAGCATCTTCAACGGTTCCTGAAACCCGAATCATCTGCTGGTCGAGTTGCTCTCGAAACAATCGGGAGTCAGGTACCCAATCCCTGACTAACCCCACCACCTGGGCTCCCCGATGGATCAACTCCTGGGTCAACCAGCCTCCGAGAAATCCACTACAGCCAGTTATCAACACAGGACATCTCAACCAGGGGTTACGCATCCCAGACGCTCCATGGTGCCTGCCCCTGCTGCCACAGTTCTTTGAGATACTCATAGTCCCGGAGAGTATCCATGCACTGCCAAAACCCTCGGTGGTGATAGACCTTCATCTGCCCTTGACTGGTTAATTGTTCTAGGGGTTCTCGCTCCAGCACACAGCTCCCCTCGGGGGTGAGGTATTCAAACACTAAGCGGTTAAAGACAAAATACCCTCCACTGATAAAGGCCTGCTGCACTTGGGGTTTCTCCCGAAACGACAGCACCTGATCCCCTTCAATCCCCAATTCCCCATAGCGAGAGGGCGGGGAGACCCCGGTGACGGTGCCAATTTTGCCGTGGGCATGATGAAAGTTGAGGAGGTCGTCGAGGTTGAGGTTACTAACCCCGTCGCCGTAGGTCAACATAAAGGTCTCACCCTCAATGTATGGTTCAATGCGCTTTACCCGTGCCCCCGTCATCGACTCTAAGCCCGTATCCACCAGCGTCACGCGCCAGTTAGTCTCAGGGTGTTGATCGAGTAATTGGCGGCGCTGACTCCCCAACTCAATCGTAAAGTTGCTGTGGAGCCATTCATAGTTGAGAAAAAACTGCTTAATCACATCGCCCCGGTAGCCAAGGCAGAGGATGAAGTCTGTCAACCCGAAGTGGGCATAGGTTTTCATGATGTGCCAGAGGATGGGCTTGCCCCCAATTTCCACCATCGGTTTGGGCTTAAACTCAGTTTCCTCCCGGAGGCGGGTGCCTTTACCGCCGCACAGAATCACTACTTGCATGCCTGATCTCACGGAAACCTGATCAGTCTACCCCAAATTTTGCTAATCCTGCGGGAAGCCAAGCACGGTAGACACGAATTGTCTCGGAAAAACTGCTATAACCTAAGCTTATAGCGGCGCTGGGGTTTTGGTGAACTTGAGGAAACATGGGTAAATCCATCGCAGTTATTGTAAGTGCTGTTTTGATCGGTAGCCTTGGAGCTATCTTGGTAACGCTCCAGTCTGCCCCCTCTAGACTGGCTGCTGCGGTCAACAGCCCTAGCGATCCGGTCATTGCTGCGGCTGGGGATATTGCCTGTGAGCCAACCATGAACAGCAATATCAATGGGCGGCAAGCCGGACAGACCTGCCACATGCAAGCCACCTCTGACCTGTTGATGGCGCAAAGGTTTGAGGCTGTGTTGGCCCTAGGCGATCTCCAGTACGAGGATGGAGCCTTAGTCAAGTTCCAAAAATCCTATGATTTGACTTGGGGGCGAGTGAAAGCGATCACCCATCCAGCGGTGGGGAATCATGAGTATGGAACCCCAGGGGCAGCAGGTTACTTCAGTTATTTTGGCGGGGCGGCTGGTGCCAAAGACAAAGGCTATTACAGCTTTGATATTGGGGCTTGGCATTTGATTGCGCTGAATGCCAATTGTACTAAGGTAGGATGTCAGGCTGGCTCTGCCCAAGAACAGTGGTTAAAGGCAGACTTAGCAAAGCATCCGGCCAAGTGTACCTTGGCCTATTGGCATCAACCCCGGTTTTCTTCAGCATTGCACGGTAATAATGCGGCTACTGATGCCTTCTGGCAGGATTTATACCAGGCAGGAGCCGAGATTGTCCTGAACGGACATGACCACGATTACGAACGCTTTGCTCCCCAAACTCCCGCCGCGATCGCCGATCCCCAGCGAGGAATTCGGGAGTTTGTAGTGGGGACAGGGGGGAAAAGCCTGTATCCCTTTATCAAGGTGCAACCCCGAGAGTGAAGTTCGCAATGATGATACGTTCGGGATTCTCAAGCTGGTGTTACACGCCAATAGCTATGAATGGCAGTTCATCCCAGAAAATGGTAAGACGTTTACAGATTCAGGGAGTGGCACTTGCCATTAAAGGTAGCGGATGGCAGGTAGCCTAGGATAGCTTTAGAGGATGCAGCGCCGATGCTGGGAGGCTGCCTGACTCCCTATGGGGATAGCTGCGGCAACTGCTGAATTTGTGCCTTGAGTTGCTCAGAGCTGTGGGCAGGGTCGAGGCAGCTGAGACCCTGGCAGACCAGCCCCACCACCCCTGTGGGCAAATTAGGGGCAAGGGCGAGGACGACGGTTGGCAGGTACTGCTGGCTCAGGGTGGCAATTTCAGCCGCAGAGGTACGAACTAAGATTGGATGCTGATACCAGCCGAGGGCCGCGAATAGGCTGGGACAGGCGCGAGAAAATTGGGTCATGACGCTACCAAAGCTTTGCAATGCCTGCTCCGCTTGCTGAAAATAGCCTAGATTCTCGGTCAAGAGAAAGAGACGCACCAAATTTGCGATCGCAATACCATTGGCAGCAGGCGTGGCACTGTCCATGTAACTTCGTTCCCGCACCAACAGGTCAGCGCTGGCATCCACCGCAGTGTTAAAGTACCCGCCGACATCTTGACCCCAGAGCCAACGATCCACCTCAGCTTGGATCTGTATCGCCTGAGTTAACCCAGCCGACCGCCTGCTCCGGCAAGTTGGCGAGACTCGCCTGATGCAAGTCCAGCAGTGCCTTGACTAACAAGGCATAGTCTTCCGCCTGGGCCAAGATCTGGGGGGAACCATCATAATTGAGGCGGTGTAACCGCCCCCCTGCCATTGGTGATCGAGAATGAATTGAGCCGCATCAGTGGCCAGTTGGAGATAATTGGGCTGCTGCCAGACCGTGGCTGCCCGTGCCAGCCCGGAAATGATCAAACTATTCCAGGCCACAATCATTTTGGGATCGGTGACGGGGGGAATCCGACCCGGCCACGGATGGGATCTGGCTGCTTGATTATCCAGAGCGGGAGGAAAGGTCTCGATCCCATTGGGGAGAGTACCGTAGCGCTGGGCAAACAACTGGGCGATCGCCGCTTCTACTTCATCGGAAAGCAGGCCGAGATGACGACGCTGGAGGACGTTTTGGCCTTCGAAGTTCCCCTGGGGTGTGACCGTAAAGGCTGCTTGTAAGTTAGCTAGTTCCTTCTCCTGCAGCAGCCGTTCCAGATCCCGGTAATCCCATACATAAAAAGCGCCTTCTTCCGGTTCAGGGGCAGTGGCCTGGATGAAACTGTCCGCATCCTGAGCGGCGTAGAAATATCCCTGGGGGGATCTCATTTCCCGTTTGAGCCACTGTACAGTACCGGCGATCGCCCGCTCCAAAGCCGGTTCCTTAACCCCAGCACTCCAGAGATTTGCGAAAAACTCCATGATCTGCCCATTGTCATAGAGCATCTTTTCAAAGTGGGGGACTGTCCAAGTGGCATCGACGGTGTAGCGATGAAAGCCCCCCCCGACATGGTCATAGATTCCCCCCAGTGCCAGATCTTGTCCCCGCTGGGCACAGACGCGGTAGGCTTGCTCACGGCTATCCCAGTAGACCGTGCCCTGTAGGGCCAAATTCGCATAGGGCATCATCGGGAAACAAGGCCCGACTCCAGCCGCAGCAATCACACCGGTATTCTGTTCCACGCCAGTTTGGAGCAAGTTGGCAGGTAATTGCTGGAGAGGCTGAAGCTGGACAGCCTGCTGCAAATGGTCGAGAAGTTCAGTCTGGAGCGATCGCACCTTGCCATGTTCCTGGTTATAGTAGCGCCGCACGGCCTCTAAGACCTGCAAAAAACCGGGTCGTCCATAGCGAGGTTCGAGGGGGAAATAGGTACCACCATAGAACGGCACCAAGTTTTCTGGGGAGAGGAACAGATTCATCGGCCAGCCCCCTTGGCCCGTCATCATTTGTAATGCCTGCATGTAAATGCTATCCAGATCGGGGCGTTCTTCCCGATCCACCTTAATGGGGAAGAAATAGGTGTTCAGATAGTCGGCGATCTCCGGATCGGAAAAAGCTTCACCTTCCATGACCGTGCACCAGTGGCAACTGGAATAGCCGACGGACAGAAAAATCAACCGCTGATCCTTCCGGGCGGTTGTCAGGACTTCCTCACACCAAGGCCACCAGTCAATAGGATTCTCAGCGTGTTTTCGCAGGTAGAGACTTTGGGCTTGAGCCAGACGATTGGGCATAGTCAGAGGAGGCATTGCCAGTTGATAGTTTACCTCGGTGGTGATTGGCATCGCCGCTCCTCGGAGGCTAAAACGGTCTGCGGCGATCACCGCTGCCCAGGCACAGACAGCAAAAGCCCCTGGGAGTCTGACCATGTTTCGACCCCAGGGGCTATTTCTTCCGAATTACTCCTCACACTGGGTTAACTTTAAAACCGTCTGCAGATGTTAGAGCTAGAAAGAGTGCCACTTTCTTGATTGTCCTTACCGCTCTGCCTCCCAATGAGGGGGTTCCGGCATCCCAGCGCTCTTCAAGATATGCAGAATTTTATCGGGCTGATCCAACTCTCCGACGATGCGGCGCACCGGGCGCGGCCACACTCTCACCAGCGTCGGGGTTGCCAAGACTTGATCGACCTCGGCTTGCTCAGGATGCTGATGGATATCTATCACCTTCAACGTATAGGGGTCGTGGAGGGACTGCTCCAACAGTTGATGGAGAATATTCAGCGTCCGCTCCGTCGCCAGACTATGCCCAGAGACAAACAACCGGAGCACATAGCCGGAGGGCACTGGGGATGCTGCTAGCGAACGAGGTGTCGTTGTTTCTAAAAAGGTTTCGGGGTTGCTCAAGGCGCACTACTAAATCATGCTCTTCCCAGAGTTGGGGAAATTGGTGACGATAGGTTGCCAGCAACATGGGGTCACATAAACTAGTCTGCGAATCGGCGGGGTGCCAGGGGAGGTTCCCCAAGTTGAACACCGCATTCAGCAGTGCCTGGTAGCGTAAAACCGGGGGATAAGCTTCCCCAAAGACCTGAACTTTCTGAGTATGGGGATCTCGCCAGCGATCGACGGTGGCAGTATAACAGGGAACTAAAAAAATGCGGCGGCTCCGTCAGACCCAGCAGTTCCTGGAGAGCCGTACAGAGATGGAGATGCCAGCGACTCTGTTTGCTGACATCGATGCCATAAATCAGATCTCCCCCCGGTGTAAACAGGGCGATGCCTTTGAAGAGATTGGGAGAATGCACCTGGAAGTCTGGAGGCAAGGGATGGAAAGATAGAGAAAGTCAAGTCACTTTGATTATGACCGAGCAAGTCGGAATGGTATACATCGTGGGAGCAGGGCCAGGTGATATTTCTTGCCTGACCCTCAGGGCATTGCAGATTCTCGACCGGGCGGAAGTCCTGGTTTATGATGCCCTGATCGACAGCCGTGTCCTGGCCTTAGTCCCGAAAGACTGTTGCATCCTGCAGGTGGGCAAGCGAGCGGGACAGCCCAGCACTCCCCAAACTGAGATTAATCGCCTGCTGGTGGATTACTGCCAGCAAGGGAAGCGGGTGGTTCGCCTCAAAAGTGGCGATCCGTTTGTCTTTGGCCGCTGTGCCGACGAATTACAAGCTCTGATCGACGCTGGCTGTGGCTTTGAAGTTGTACCGGGACTCTCCTCAGCCCTGGCAGCTCCCTGCCTAGCGGGGATTCCCCTCACAGATCCTCTCCGGAGTCGCTGTTTTGCCGTGGTCACTGCCCACGAGCCAGCGGCTTTGAACTGGCCCGCCTTGGCTCAGATCGAAACTCTGGTGAGTTTTGATCG harbors:
- a CDS encoding thioredoxin domain-containing protein; protein product: MVRLPGAFAVCAWAAVIAADRFSLRGAAMPITTEVNYQLAMPPLTMPNRLAQAQSLYLRKHAENPIDWWPWCEEVLTTARKDQRLIFLSVGYSSCHWCTVMEGEAFSDPEIADYLNTYFFPIKVDREERPDLDSIYMQALQMMTGQGGWPMNLFLSPENLVPFYGGTYFPLEPRYGRPGFLQVLEAVRRYYNQEHGKVRSLQTELLDHLQQAVQLQPLQQLPANLLQTGVEQNTGVIAAAGVGPCFPMMPYANLALQGTVYWDSREQAYRVCAQRGQDLALGGIYDHVGGGFHRYTVDATWTVPHFEKMLYDNGQIMEFFANLWSAGVKEPALERAIAGTVQWLKREMRSPQGYFYAAQDADSFIQATAPEPEEGAFYVWDYRDLERLLQEKELANLQAAFTVTPQGNFEGQNVLQRRHLGLLSDEVEAAIAQLFAQRYGTLPNGIETFPPALDNQAARSHPWPGRIPPVTDPKMIVAWNSLIISGLARAATVWQQPNYLQLATDAAQFILDHQWQGGGYTASIMMVPPRSWPRRKTMPC
- a CDS encoding glycosyltransferase; translated protein: MMTFVSVIMTVRNGEPYVEAAIASLLGQTDPDFELILVDNGSTDRSVQIARHFQDDRIRIIELGRDIGRTPALNVGVEQARGDYLAIQDADDLSRPQRLAIQRAFLSAHPEIALLTSRYRYIDASGQQLFEPPPPISDVQTTWNLLFINCLAHSSMMVRASLLRAYGGYNPAFSWAQDYELYGQFLRQGAKIAVLPEILADIRWHPQSLSQVVDQPTRREPLQTSVVNVQTWLPTWSTQRLTLALMPLSQKILPTSAPAATDTIVLLAELLPVFVQQRSLNVAAQQTLRQDIAATIWTLVTTADAQHQGAIARAYVWTTLRYFGWGMFRHHLIPHRWLFARLLFGARVANRLLALSRLRQRL
- a CDS encoding NAD-dependent epimerase/dehydratase family protein, encoding MKVLITGALGYIGGQLVEQLRQRSDCQLRLLVRRDPLELQAWVSGLEVWQGDLTQPQTLRGIGDGIDRVIHLAALDAPSCQRDPVAALRVNVEGTLNLWAAVGSAPAQLIYLSTFHVYGANGRDRVTEETPLAPIHPYGSTHGMAELYTTMYARQRQQGATILRLSNSYGPPLTPDVNCWTIVINDLCRQAIAQQRLVLRSSGLQVRDFIALRDVVAAIEQVMRQPAPEIQTLNLGGLKTYSILEVAQAVQGIYQTDYGRHLPLERPQPLPQETPGSLDFRCDRLQAWGWRPHISLTDNIRQTLRFCQQHFSPRQES
- a CDS encoding dTDP-4-dehydrorhamnose 3,5-epimerase family protein, translated to MIEGVQSHPLRRIPDERGTIFHMLRMDDPHFQQFGEIYFSKVYPGVIKGWHLHKRMTLNYAVICGMVKLVLYDDRPDSETKGVVQELFLGPDQYQLVTIPPLIWNGFKGIGVEPAMVANCATLPHEATEIERKDPFDPSIPYDWALKHR
- a CDS encoding GDP-mannose 4,6-dehydratase — its product is MRNPWLRCPVLITGCSGFLGGWLTQELIHRGAQVVGLVRDWVPDSRLFREQLDQQMIRVSGTVEDAVTLERILNEYEIQTVFHLAAQTIVGIANRNPISTFETNIKGTWNLLEACRRVSTVQRIVIASSDKAYGVQSQLPYTEASPLQGYFPYDVSKSCADLIAHTYYKTYNLPVCITRCGNLYGGGDLNFNRLIPGTIQSLLAGEPPIIRSNGQFIRDYFYVKDAVLAYLCLAEKMGETGVVGQAFNFSNESQATALAVVQQLIQVMGRSDLSPVILNQAHHEIPHQYLSAQHARNCLGWTPAYDLDQGLRETVAWYRNYLSQGYQEGKPA
- a CDS encoding metallophosphoesterase family protein encodes the protein MGKSIAVIVSAVLIGSLGAILVTLQSAPSRLAAAVNSPSDPVIAAAGDIACEPTMNSNINGRQAGQTCHMQATSDLLMAQRFEAVLALGDLQYEDGALVKFQKSYDLTWGRVKAITHPAVGNHEYGTPGAAGYFSYFGGAAGAKDKGYYSFDIGAWHLIALNANCTKVGCQAGSAQEQWLKADLAKHPAKCTLAYWHQPRFSSALHGNNAATDAFWQDLYQAGAEIVLNGHDHDYERFAPQTPAAIADPQRGIREFVVGTGGKSLYPFIKVQPRE
- a CDS encoding circadian clock KaiB family protein; this translates as MSNPETFLETTTPRSLAASPVPSGYVLRLFVSGHSLATERTLNILHQLLEQSLHDPYTLKVIDIHQHPEQAEVDQVLATPTLVRVWPRPVRRIVGELDQPDKILHILKSAGMPEPPHWEAER
- the rfbF gene encoding glucose-1-phosphate cytidylyltransferase is translated as MQVVILCGGKGTRLREETEFKPKPMVEIGGKPILWHIMKTYAHFGLTDFILCLGYRGDVIKQFFLNYEWLHSNFTIELGSQRRQLLDQHPETNWRVTLVDTGLESMTGARVKRIEPYIEGETFMLTYGDGVSNLNLDDLLNFHHAHGKIGTVTGVSPPSRYGELGIEGDQVLSFREKPQVQQAFISGGYFVFNRLVFEYLTPEGSCVLEREPLEQLTSQGQMKVYHHRGFWQCMDTLRDYEYLKELWQQGQAPWSVWDA